A segment of the Streptococcus chenjunshii genome:
GGGAATTGATAAAAATCCTGAAACAGGAGAATTAGAAAATTTATCAGGCAGTCAGTCAGCTGAGTTAGCAGATTTGTTAAAGGAGAAAAATGAGTAATAGTTATACAGATAAAGAGAAAGTTGATATTGCTTGAAAACGAATACTATTTGTGTTATCCTAACAGTTAATTAAAAGGTAATTGGTTGTTAAGAGCACATAAAAAGGGGGCGGTGATGATGTTTAAGCGGCTTAAAATCTGGCTGGTGCTTTTACTGGTCGGTGCAGGCATCACAGCAGGAGGAGCAGGTTATATGAAGTATCAGGAGCACAAGGAGCGAGAAGTCATGCTGGAGATTGTTAAGAGTGAGGAAGCGAGAGAAGTGTTTGAAAAACGAATTAAATACTTAGATGAAAAAGCTTTAACTGATGAAGGTATTATAAGAACATATAAGATTGATTATGATTCTGTGCGACGTAATCCAATGGGAGGTATAATAGTAACGGTTTATATAAATAATGATAAAAATTTATATATTCGTTACGATCTAGACAAAGACCCTTCAAAAAATACTTATTCAGCATCAGGAGGATATTCAGCATCACTAAAACGACTGCTTTCAGAAGGGAAAGAATAGACATGGGGAAACAGTATAACGATCAAGATAGACAAAAAATAGCAAAATTAGAATATGATGACTTACAAGTAGGAGATCCTGCTATTATTAATGATACAGAGATTATTGGTGAAGTCGCCTCTATCCAAGACGGGACGGACAGCGGTTCTGGGGAGCAGGTTTAAAAAAATAGACATCATTGTTTGAAAACGAATATTATTTATGTTATCCTAACAGCTCATTAAAAGGTAATTGGTTGTTAAGAGCACATAAAAGGGGGCGGTGATGATGACCAAACGGCTCAAAATCTGGCTGGTGCTTTTGCTGGTCGGTGCAGGTATCACAGCAGGAGGAGCAGGTTATATGAAATATCAGGAGCACAAGGAGAGAGAAGCTATGCTGGAGATTGTTAAGAGTGAGGAAGCGAAGGAAATATTTGAAAATTGGATTTACAAAGAGGACCCAAATGCTTTCACAGATGAAGGAATCATTAGAAATTATCAGATTGACTACGATAGTATAGAGAAATCACCTATGGGAGGATTATTTGTAACTTTAATCATTAATAATAAACCCGAGCTAGATATTACCTGCACTATTAATAAAAATAAAGGTAAACTAGAAAGTAACAGTAGTACTGT
Coding sequences within it:
- a CDS encoding DUF1310 family protein, with product MMFKRLKIWLVLLLVGAGITAGGAGYMKYQEHKEREVMLEIVKSEEAREVFEKRIKYLDEKALTDEGIIRTYKIDYDSVRRNPMGGIIVTVYINNDKNLYIRYDLDKDPSKNTYSASGGYSASLKRLLSEGKE
- a CDS encoding DUF1310 family protein — protein: MMTKRLKIWLVLLLVGAGITAGGAGYMKYQEHKEREAMLEIVKSEEAKEIFENWIYKEDPNAFTDEGIIRNYQIDYDSIEKSPMGGLFVTLIINNKPELDITCTINKNKGKLESNSSTVSPELTKLIEVEGGQ